The following proteins are encoded in a genomic region of Dyadobacter sp. UC 10:
- the hisIE gene encoding bifunctional phosphoribosyl-AMP cyclohydrolase/phosphoribosyl-ATP diphosphatase HisIE codes for MSDNFSTIDFEKSADGLVPVIIQDFHTDKVLMLGYMNAEALEKTRLEGTVTFFSRSKQRLWTKGETSGNFLFINEIIADCDGDTLLIKATPAGPTCHTGADTCFGEKNSQDARIGEAFFLNYLQKKVIRERKLNPTEESYTSSLFKRGINKIAQKVGEEAVEVVIEAKDNDTELFKNEVSDLLFHLLVLLEEKNIDLDEVIDVLRSRHQ; via the coding sequence ATGAGCGATAACTTTTCTACGATTGATTTTGAAAAATCGGCCGATGGGCTGGTACCGGTAATTATCCAGGATTTTCATACCGACAAAGTGCTGATGCTCGGTTATATGAATGCGGAAGCACTGGAAAAGACCAGACTGGAAGGCACAGTTACGTTTTTCAGCAGGAGCAAGCAGCGGTTGTGGACGAAGGGCGAAACCTCCGGAAATTTTCTTTTTATAAACGAGATTATCGCCGACTGTGACGGAGATACGCTGTTGATCAAAGCTACTCCGGCGGGGCCGACTTGTCACACAGGTGCGGATACCTGTTTTGGGGAAAAAAATAGTCAGGATGCCCGAATCGGGGAGGCGTTTTTTCTCAACTATCTTCAAAAGAAAGTGATCAGGGAAAGAAAATTAAATCCTACCGAGGAGTCCTATACCAGTAGCCTTTTCAAGAGAGGAATTAATAAAATAGCGCAAAAGGTAGGGGAGGAAGCGGTTGAAGTTGTGATCGAGGCAAAGGATAATGATACCGAGCTTTTCAAGAACGAAGTGTCCGATTTGCTGTTCCACCTTTTGGTCCTTTTGGAAGAAAAAAACATTGACTTAGATGAGGTAATTGACGTACTTCGTAGCCGTCACCAATAA
- the hisA gene encoding 1-(5-phosphoribosyl)-5-[(5-phosphoribosylamino)methylideneamino]imidazole-4-carboxamide isomerase gives MIEIIPAIDLIEGKCVRLTQGDYGQKKIYNENPLEVAMQFEDAGLKRLHLVDLDGAKAKKVVNWKLLESIASKTSLHIDFGGGVQSDDDLRVVFESGAKQVTGGSIAVKNPELFHHWLQTYGGDKIILGADAKNEKIAVSGWEEGTAIWVYDFVEEYVEKGVKYTISTDVAKDGLLQGPSFDLYKNLQDKCPDLNIIASGGISGIEDVEKLAEMNIYGVIIGKAIYENRISLPELMRFSA, from the coding sequence ATGATCGAAATAATACCGGCTATTGATCTGATTGAAGGAAAGTGTGTACGCCTTACACAAGGCGATTACGGGCAAAAAAAAATATATAATGAGAATCCGCTGGAAGTTGCAATGCAATTTGAGGATGCAGGACTGAAACGGTTGCATTTGGTAGATCTGGACGGGGCAAAGGCCAAAAAGGTCGTCAACTGGAAATTATTGGAAAGTATTGCTTCCAAAACTTCGCTGCATATTGATTTTGGCGGCGGCGTTCAATCGGACGATGATTTGCGGGTCGTTTTTGAAAGCGGCGCGAAGCAGGTGACCGGGGGCAGTATTGCCGTGAAAAACCCTGAGCTATTTCATCATTGGCTGCAAACCTACGGCGGGGATAAGATCATATTGGGCGCTGACGCAAAAAATGAAAAGATCGCTGTGAGCGGCTGGGAGGAAGGCACTGCGATCTGGGTGTATGATTTTGTGGAAGAATATGTGGAAAAAGGAGTGAAATATACGATCAGCACCGACGTAGCGAAAGACGGTTTGTTACAGGGACCTTCATTTGACCTTTATAAAAATCTACAGGACAAATGCCCCGATCTTAACATTATTGCCAGCGGAGGTATCAGTGGGATTGAAGACGTGGAGAAATTGGCCGAAATGAATATCTACGGAGTAATTATCGGGAAGGCGATTTATGAAAACAGGATCAGCCTACCTGAACTTATGCGTTTTTCAGCCTGA
- a CDS encoding phage holin family protein → MKLLLRLVISTLAVLVGAHLIPGVSVESFTTAIVVAIVLGILNTFLKPVLQILALPITILTLGLFYFVVNVFIIYLASFMVDGFYVSNFFSALFFGLVVSVVSAILGMFLD, encoded by the coding sequence ATGAAATTACTCCTACGACTTGTAATCAGTACTTTGGCAGTGCTGGTAGGTGCCCATTTAATTCCAGGTGTTTCTGTTGAAAGTTTTACGACCGCTATCGTTGTAGCGATCGTTCTGGGGATCCTCAATACATTTCTTAAGCCGGTCCTGCAGATACTCGCACTCCCCATTACGATTTTGACGCTCGGACTGTTCTATTTTGTCGTTAATGTTTTCATTATTTACCTGGCCAGCTTTATGGTAGATGGATTTTACGTGAGTAACTTCTTTTCTGCCCTTTTCTTCGGCCTGGTCGTTTCTGTTGTTTCAGCTATTCTTGGTATGTTTTTGGACTAG
- a CDS encoding PG1828 family lipoprotein produces MKKFFAFAFVAGMVAFASCTSKPADESADTTAVTVETPMVDTTAVDTMASDTAAADSIK; encoded by the coding sequence ATGAAAAAATTCTTTGCATTTGCGTTTGTTGCCGGGATGGTAGCTTTCGCTTCTTGTACTAGCAAGCCAGCTGACGAATCTGCTGACACTACTGCTGTAACTGTTGAAACTCCGATGGTAGATACTACTGCGGTTGATACAATGGCTTCTGATACAGCAGCTGCTGATTCAATCAAGTAA
- a CDS encoding phosphoglycerol geranylgeranyltransferase: protein MKTANHQIADLLSMRKIEKRKSFAVLLDPDKVNLSTFPKFLEYAAGHGVDFFFVGGSLITNYAIDKLISAIHEHTDIPAILFPGSSLHIDPSADAILLLSLISGRNADLLIGQHVIAAPLLKRSGIEVLPTGYMLVESGRLTTVSYISGTTPLPRDKAGIVACTALAGEYLGLKHMFLDAGSGAQFPVPCEIIAAVRAAVDTPIIVGGGINSFEMADIALGAGADVIVVGNGIEQNPELLPEIAQCVDSYNRKLESV, encoded by the coding sequence ATGAAAACAGCGAATCATCAAATCGCAGACCTCCTTTCGATGCGTAAAATAGAGAAAAGGAAATCGTTTGCTGTTCTCTTAGACCCAGATAAAGTTAATCTTTCTACTTTTCCGAAATTCCTCGAATATGCGGCAGGTCACGGTGTTGACTTCTTTTTCGTTGGCGGAAGTCTGATTACCAACTACGCCATTGATAAGCTCATCTCCGCAATTCACGAGCATACAGATATTCCTGCCATTCTTTTTCCCGGCAGCAGCTTACACATTGACCCGTCTGCGGATGCAATTTTACTACTATCATTAATTTCAGGTCGTAACGCAGACTTGTTGATCGGGCAGCATGTAATCGCAGCGCCCTTGTTGAAACGAAGCGGCATTGAAGTATTGCCGACTGGATATATGCTGGTTGAAAGTGGCAGGCTTACCACAGTTTCTTACATAAGCGGTACCACGCCACTGCCCCGTGATAAGGCTGGCATAGTTGCTTGTACTGCACTGGCCGGCGAATACCTGGGCTTAAAGCACATGTTCCTTGATGCAGGAAGTGGTGCGCAGTTTCCCGTTCCCTGTGAAATTATAGCAGCTGTCCGTGCGGCAGTGGATACGCCGATTATCGTCGGCGGCGGAATCAATTCCTTCGAAATGGCGGATATTGCCCTGGGCGCAGGTGCTGACGTGATAGTCGTTGGAAACGGGATAGAGCAGAACCCCGAACTCCTTCCTGAAATCGCACAATGTGTCGATAGTTATAACCGTAAGCTGGAAAGTGTTTGA
- the hisH gene encoding imidazole glycerol phosphate synthase subunit HisH — MKTVIIKYNAGNVQSVMYALDRLGAGYIYTDDVAEITSADKVIFPGVGEASTTMSYLRKTGLDKVIPVLKQPVFGTCVGMQLMCRYSEENDTECMGIFDVDVKIFPTDSGMKVPHMGWNNIFDYKTPLTEAIPESAFMYFVHSYAAPVCEYTVATCDYAFPFSAMLHRDNFYAAQFHCEISGDAGQQIIENFLNLKS, encoded by the coding sequence ATGAAAACTGTAATCATCAAGTATAATGCAGGTAATGTGCAGTCGGTCATGTACGCGCTCGACAGACTGGGCGCGGGGTATATTTACACGGATGACGTAGCCGAAATTACATCTGCTGATAAAGTCATTTTTCCCGGCGTGGGTGAGGCGAGCACAACGATGAGCTACCTGCGGAAAACCGGTCTGGACAAAGTAATCCCCGTGTTAAAACAACCAGTGTTCGGTACATGCGTGGGAATGCAGCTGATGTGCAGGTATTCGGAAGAAAACGATACGGAATGCATGGGGATATTCGATGTAGATGTAAAAATATTTCCGACCGATTCCGGCATGAAAGTGCCGCACATGGGATGGAATAATATATTTGACTATAAAACCCCGCTTACTGAGGCTATTCCCGAAAGTGCGTTTATGTATTTCGTACACAGTTACGCGGCGCCAGTTTGTGAATATACCGTCGCTACGTGCGATTATGCGTTTCCGTTTAGTGCGATGCTGCACCGGGATAATTTTTATGCAGCACAATTCCACTGTGAGATCAGCGGCGATGCGGGGCAGCAGATTATCGAGAATTTTTTGAATTTAAAATCCTAA
- a CDS encoding SprT family zinc-dependent metalloprotease translates to MKSTSFRLHVPSAASEYCDWLFSNHKFVFLLSRPRRTRLGDFTVKPGLIPKITVNANLNPYSFLITYLHEVAHCVVHYKYKGRLKKRVAPHGQEWKHEFGVLLQPVLTESVFPKDILVHLVRYSKNPTASTGGDQLLFNALRKYDDQAANIGRVLLAQLHEGSNFVFQNRTFTRGILRRTRILCTDKASQRLYTIPAHALVEAC, encoded by the coding sequence ATGAAAAGTACCTCTTTCCGCTTGCATGTTCCTTCTGCCGCCAGTGAATATTGCGACTGGCTTTTTAGCAATCACAAGTTCGTTTTCCTATTGTCCCGCCCACGCCGTACCAGGTTGGGAGATTTCACCGTAAAACCGGGATTAATCCCAAAAATTACCGTCAACGCCAATCTGAATCCTTACAGTTTCCTCATCACTTACCTGCACGAGGTAGCGCATTGTGTGGTTCATTATAAATATAAAGGAAGGCTCAAAAAACGCGTTGCTCCGCACGGACAGGAGTGGAAGCATGAGTTTGGTGTTCTTTTACAGCCTGTCCTGACCGAAAGTGTTTTTCCGAAAGACATTCTCGTACACTTAGTTCGTTATTCAAAAAATCCTACAGCTTCGACGGGAGGAGATCAGTTGCTGTTCAATGCGCTCAGAAAATATGACGATCAGGCAGCGAATATCGGAAGGGTTTTGCTTGCTCAGTTGCATGAAGGATCAAATTTCGTGTTTCAAAACAGGACTTTTACCCGCGGAATTTTGAGAAGAACGCGGATACTTTGTACAGATAAGGCGTCTCAGCGCCTTTATACAATACCAGCCCATGCATTGGTGGAAGCGTGCTGA
- a CDS encoding M14 family zinc carboxypeptidase translates to MELFFSRLFFFLITLATSQSMAQSDDLAQKLFKAHPTFKDAALTQRRFKQKDILPLISRRQGNPMYTIEKVGESFEGRTIQMLKIGTGKKKVLLWTQMHGDEPTATMASFDMFNFLEGKNDGFDSFRKELLEKTTLYFVPMLNPDGAERYQRRTMQGIDMNRDAAARQTPEAMILKGLVDRLKPDYGFNLHDQSPRYSAGRSPKVATISFLATSYDYELSINDVRQRSMQLIVGMNRILQNYIPGQVARYSDDHEPRGFGDNVQKWGTTLVLIESGGYVGDPEKQYIRQLNFMAILSALGKIADNSLTKENREDYYKIPENGRWVYDLVVRNATVRQSGKSFTADLGINRNEVSYSNATKFFYYSKIEDFGDLHPQYGSQELDAKGYTIEKGKVYPTAYKNVSEISKLNALDLLRQGYTYVRLAADSNTRALGLYFTTTPLHILRSGQAAPSGTPGLGNTATFILKKDGKIKYAVINGFVHDLDNFSAEKGQGIVE, encoded by the coding sequence ATGGAACTATTTTTTTCACGACTATTTTTTTTCCTGATCACATTGGCTACCTCTCAATCCATGGCGCAGTCGGACGATCTGGCCCAAAAGCTTTTCAAAGCACACCCTACGTTCAAAGATGCTGCATTGACACAGCGGCGCTTCAAGCAAAAAGACATTCTTCCATTGATTTCCAGGAGACAGGGAAATCCAATGTATACCATCGAAAAAGTGGGAGAATCGTTCGAAGGGCGCACTATCCAAATGTTGAAAATTGGTACCGGCAAGAAAAAAGTACTGCTCTGGACACAAATGCACGGCGACGAACCGACCGCTACCATGGCCAGCTTTGATATGTTTAATTTCCTGGAAGGAAAAAACGACGGCTTTGATAGTTTCCGCAAAGAGCTGCTCGAAAAAACGACCCTGTATTTCGTCCCAATGCTCAATCCCGACGGCGCAGAACGCTACCAGCGCCGGACCATGCAGGGTATTGACATGAACCGCGACGCCGCAGCCAGACAAACCCCGGAGGCGATGATATTAAAAGGATTGGTAGACAGACTGAAACCGGATTACGGATTCAATCTGCACGATCAGAGCCCGAGGTATTCGGCCGGCCGCAGCCCGAAAGTGGCTACCATTTCATTTTTGGCCACCTCATATGATTACGAATTGTCTATTAATGACGTGCGTCAGCGTTCGATGCAGCTGATCGTGGGAATGAACAGGATCCTGCAAAACTACATTCCCGGACAGGTAGCCAGGTATTCCGACGATCATGAGCCGCGCGGCTTTGGAGATAATGTTCAGAAATGGGGGACAACTTTGGTATTGATCGAATCGGGGGGATATGTAGGCGATCCTGAAAAACAATATATCCGTCAGCTCAATTTTATGGCGATATTGTCTGCGCTAGGTAAGATTGCTGACAACTCTTTGACCAAAGAAAACCGGGAAGATTATTATAAAATACCTGAAAACGGCCGCTGGGTTTACGATTTAGTAGTGAGGAATGCAACAGTAAGGCAGTCAGGTAAATCATTTACCGCCGATCTGGGCATTAACCGGAACGAGGTAAGCTATTCCAACGCGACCAAGTTTTTTTATTATAGTAAAATAGAAGATTTCGGCGACCTGCACCCGCAATACGGAAGCCAGGAGCTCGACGCGAAAGGGTATACGATCGAAAAAGGAAAAGTTTACCCGACGGCTTACAAGAATGTGAGCGAGATCAGTAAACTGAATGCATTGGACCTGCTGCGCCAGGGTTATACTTACGTGCGGCTTGCAGCTGACTCGAATACACGCGCACTCGGGCTTTATTTTACCACGACCCCGTTACATATATTAAGAAGCGGCCAGGCCGCTCCGTCGGGTACGCCGGGGCTTGGCAATACAGCCACTTTTATCCTGAAAAAAGATGGTAAGATTAAATATGCCGTGATCAACGGTTTTGTACACGATCTCGACAATTTTAGCGCCGAAAAGGGACAAGGAATTGTTGAATAG
- the hisF gene encoding imidazole glycerol phosphate synthase subunit HisF, with the protein MLTKRIIPCLDVKDGRTVKGVNFVNLRDAGDAVELGALYAAQGADELVYLDITATIDGRSTFIELVKRVAQTINIPFTVGGGISSIADVSALLHAGADKVSINSAAVRNPDLINELSLEFGSQCIVVAIDTRYIDTENGKEHIVHTHGGRKATELRTIPWAKEVEERGAGELLLTSMDTDGTKNGFALELTATVSGNANIPVIASGGAGNMGHFYDVFTIGKADAGLAASIFHFREIDIPDLKDYLNSKQLPIRLTR; encoded by the coding sequence ATGCTAACAAAAAGAATAATCCCCTGCCTGGACGTCAAAGACGGGCGAACTGTAAAAGGGGTCAATTTTGTGAATCTGCGGGATGCGGGTGATGCCGTGGAGCTGGGCGCATTGTATGCGGCACAGGGTGCTGATGAACTTGTTTACCTCGATATTACGGCCACGATCGACGGCCGCTCGACATTTATTGAGCTCGTGAAGAGGGTAGCGCAGACGATCAACATCCCTTTTACTGTCGGAGGCGGGATTTCCTCGATTGCCGACGTTTCCGCACTACTGCATGCAGGAGCTGATAAAGTATCTATTAATTCAGCCGCTGTCCGCAATCCTGACCTGATCAACGAACTTTCTCTTGAATTTGGCAGTCAATGCATTGTAGTCGCGATCGATACGCGTTATATAGACACTGAAAACGGAAAGGAGCATATCGTTCACACGCACGGAGGCCGCAAAGCTACCGAACTCCGGACGATCCCGTGGGCAAAGGAAGTGGAAGAGCGAGGGGCCGGTGAATTGTTGCTGACCTCGATGGACACCGACGGTACAAAGAACGGTTTCGCACTGGAGCTCACGGCTACGGTCTCAGGTAATGCCAATATCCCGGTGATCGCCTCGGGCGGTGCAGGAAATATGGGGCATTTTTACGATGTTTTTACAATAGGAAAGGCTGATGCGGGGCTGGCGGCAAGCATTTTTCATTTTCGGGAAATTGATATACCCGATCTGAAAGACTATTTAAACAGCAAGCAGCTTCCAATCAGATTAACCAGATAA
- a CDS encoding phage holin family protein: MLSQIEEIKDTLFKYFETRIDLFKIETRDKIERAVVMAIYGALVLCIALTVLILVVILIGTFLNKWLDSDYLGYLILLGVFVIKLIIWIVWKENFIRMIRSIIVRFLKDKEE, from the coding sequence ATGCTTAGCCAAATAGAGGAAATTAAAGACACGCTTTTTAAATATTTCGAGACCAGGATCGACTTATTTAAGATTGAGACGAGGGACAAGATCGAGCGCGCCGTTGTGATGGCAATTTATGGGGCTCTGGTGTTATGCATTGCCCTGACAGTGCTGATATTAGTTGTAATTTTAATAGGGACTTTCCTGAACAAGTGGCTGGACAGTGACTATCTGGGGTACCTGATCCTGCTTGGAGTATTTGTTATCAAGTTGATTATCTGGATAGTATGGAAAGAAAACTTTATCCGCATGATACGTTCGATTATCGTCCGCTTTTTAAAGGATAAGGAGGAATAA
- a CDS encoding T9SS C-terminal target domain-containing protein, with amino-acid sequence MKKLSSLFNILMLGLLLTGFSACKDDPEPEEEIVVPSEMVTVKGSIATNTTWTADKQYLITGFVYVEDGATLTIQPGTIIKGDKDSKGALFIKRGAKIMAVGTATQPIVFTSNEAAGSRKAGDWGGLVILGKAPVNKTPAVVEGEDKTEFGGTEVADNSGELKYVRIEFAGIAYQSNQEINSLTMGGVGSGTKIEYVQCSFGGDDSFEWFGGTVNAKHLIAYRGLDDDFDTDNGFSGLVQYGLVLRDPGVADQAGDSNAFESDNDSDGTTATPQTAGKFANITVAMADGEPNGKFASGARIRRNSAISIYNSVFTGAWPRSGVRIHDASTLTNYTSGLLKLEGVHVALSGTQSNGAVEGPTAAQFTAGAKNSVAAVASLLLPAGFNSITAKPALLPQAGSPLLTGGATLPAGFDATAYAGAFSTTDWTEGWANFDPQNTDYSLKK; translated from the coding sequence ATGAAAAAGTTAAGTAGTCTATTTAACATCCTGATGCTTGGATTGTTGTTGACAGGATTTTCTGCCTGTAAGGACGATCCGGAACCAGAAGAGGAAATTGTAGTTCCGTCCGAAATGGTAACTGTAAAGGGTAGTATTGCAACTAACACAACCTGGACAGCGGACAAGCAATATCTGATCACAGGTTTTGTATATGTTGAAGACGGCGCAACGCTGACAATCCAACCTGGAACAATCATCAAAGGTGATAAGGATTCAAAAGGAGCACTTTTTATCAAAAGAGGTGCTAAGATCATGGCGGTTGGGACGGCAACGCAGCCGATCGTTTTTACATCCAACGAAGCAGCAGGTTCAAGGAAAGCTGGTGACTGGGGAGGATTGGTAATCCTTGGAAAAGCACCGGTGAACAAGACTCCGGCCGTAGTTGAAGGTGAAGACAAAACTGAATTCGGTGGAACAGAGGTTGCCGACAATTCCGGTGAGCTGAAATATGTTCGTATTGAATTTGCCGGGATCGCTTATCAGTCTAACCAGGAAATCAATAGCCTTACCATGGGCGGTGTTGGTTCAGGAACCAAAATCGAGTACGTTCAATGCTCATTCGGCGGTGACGATTCTTTCGAGTGGTTTGGTGGAACTGTAAATGCAAAACACCTGATCGCTTACCGTGGTCTTGATGACGATTTCGATACGGATAACGGATTTAGCGGATTGGTACAATATGGTTTGGTTCTTCGCGATCCGGGCGTTGCTGACCAGGCCGGTGATTCAAATGCATTCGAATCAGATAACGATTCAGATGGAACGACCGCAACTCCCCAAACTGCCGGGAAATTCGCAAACATCACAGTAGCTATGGCTGACGGAGAACCGAATGGTAAATTTGCTTCTGGCGCAAGGATTCGTCGTAACTCTGCTATTTCTATCTATAACAGCGTGTTTACTGGTGCATGGCCTCGTTCAGGTGTTCGTATTCATGATGCAAGTACCCTGACAAACTACACAAGTGGCTTACTGAAACTGGAAGGTGTTCATGTGGCTTTGTCAGGAACACAATCAAATGGCGCAGTGGAAGGTCCTACTGCTGCTCAGTTCACTGCAGGTGCCAAGAACAGCGTTGCGGCTGTTGCAAGCCTTCTGTTGCCAGCCGGATTTAATTCAATCACTGCAAAGCCAGCATTATTGCCACAAGCAGGTTCTCCTTTGTTGACCGGCGGAGCAACTTTGCCAGCCGGATTTGATGCAACTGCTTATGCTGGTGCGTTCAGCACAACTGACTGGACTGAGGGATGGGCTAACTTCGATCCTCAGAACACAGATTACTCTTTGAAGAAATAA